A window of the Anaerolineales bacterium genome harbors these coding sequences:
- a CDS encoding cyclophilin-like fold protein, protein MLYSRPIRRPEIPMVKRIRITAGKVSALADLDASPTAEAIWSALPIQASASRWGDEVYFEIPVRLEEAPGARQVMKVGELGYWPIGSAFCVFFGPTPASEGEEPRAYSNVNPFGLVQGDPGVFSAVRSGARVVVGRAE, encoded by the coding sequence ATGCTATACTCCCGCCCGATCCGCCGACCGGAGATCCCGATGGTCAAGCGCATCCGCATCACGGCCGGCAAGGTGTCCGCCCTTGCCGATCTCGACGCTTCCCCGACCGCAGAGGCGATCTGGAGCGCCCTGCCCATCCAAGCCTCCGCCAGCCGATGGGGGGATGAGGTGTACTTCGAGATCCCGGTTCGCCTGGAGGAGGCGCCCGGCGCAAGGCAGGTGATGAAAGTCGGTGAGCTGGGCTATTGGCCGATCGGCTCGGCCTTCTGCGTCTTCTTCGGGCCGACGCCTGCGAGTGAGGGCGAGGAACCCCGAGCCTACAGCAACGTCAACCCCTTCGGTTTGGTCCAGGGCGACCCCGGCGTGTTCTCCGCCGTCCGCAGCGGGGCCCGGGTAGTGGTTGGCCGCGCCGAGTGA